TTGAAACCCAAGTACTTTGCCTTATTTGCCATAGGGCAGGTCTACTCAATGTCAAATGGCACCGGTAATACGTCCTCAATTCCTGGTACAAGCTATTTTGCTCGCTCTTTGCATCTCCTCCAGGTAATCCCAGAGAGACCCAGCATGTTACATATTGAAAGCCTACTCCTCTTGGTGTGTATCCATATTATGCCTCGATTGCCGTTAAAGCTAATCTTGGAAGGCATATTTCTGTCAATTCTTGAATAGATTCCACTCCGCCTATATACTGATAGGCAGTGCACTCCGACTCGCTCTTAGTGCTGGCTTAAACCACAATGTCCCCAGGAACCAGAATATAAGTGCAAAAGACCGTGAGCATCGCGTCAGGATATGGTGGTCTATCTATATTCTCGACCGCTTCTGGGGGTCCAAGTCCGGGTTTCCTGTACAGATTCATGACGACGATATCCATGTCGATCTACCATCAACTTTGCCGTGGGAGGTTAGCGATGGCCAATTTTCGGATGGCGCATACCAGACTGCGACCATAGAACTGGCTCGAATGACCGGAAATACGACAAAAGAGATCTATGGCCAGAGAAAAGACAATGGGTGCTTTCTGCAGCGTGAACAGAGGCTTTTGACCCAGTTGAAATCGTGGGTGGAATCTCTGCCTGAACatctgaagctgaagccggAAACAGCAAACCCTAAACACACTGTCCTGATGCATCTGCAGTTCAGTTTCGTGAGTCTACTCTCTGCTCAGCTGTGAGACATTACTAACTTGACTCAATATTAGATAGTTATACTGGCAATTCGCCCTGTCCTGCTCAATTTGCTGAGCTGCCACTTGAAGAAGCGCCCATCTTTCAGCGACGATGTTACCCCTGTTTTAATTACACTGAGTGAAGCATGCATTCACGTAGCACGATACTCGCTGAAGCTATGCCAAGACGAGTGGACCAGTGGGTCAATTGCAATCTTTGGCTACGCCTTTCCTGCCTTCATATTCTCCTCTGCATTGGCCTTGACGGTATCGAGCCTTTTACCTATTGGCAGCACGGGCGATCTTGCATCTGCAGATACTGGAATGGAGATGCTCAGGGTTCTCAGCGAGTCAAATAACCTGGCGGCCAAGGACCTGCACGAGAAGCTTCAGTTTGTCCGACATTATCTAcatcatcactgccattCCATTGAAAATGCCCAGAACCAAAACTTAAATTCCCCGGTGATACTGCGTGATGATTGCAATGTATCGAACCATAACCCGTCTACCGATACATTCTCAATAAGCCTCGCCCAGTCATCGATCTTCCCGAGTCCGGAAATGAGCGCTGATATGGCGCTTCAAAGCTCCTTGATGGAAGAATTCCTGACGCAGCCCATTGGAACCACAGGGTCTACCGATCTACGTGAACTTCCACTTGACTTTGATGCGGGGTTTCTGTGGTCTGACGATGCATTTATTACGGGTTGAGATTATTTTATGCGTCCACGACGTTTCGACACCTTTAGACAAGAACCGTGAATACTTTCAGCATGGTTCATACCCTATATGAACAGTGGATCTAAGTAATACAGGCTAACAACAAGACCCCAATCACAATCACGCCAACGACTCATAACTCGGCGGCTTCAAGCTGACAATCGCCTCCGCCTCAACAGCGACCTTCGCAAACCCTTCTGCCATCACCTTCTCCACGTAAAGCACCGTAACGGGCGGTTTGTGCCTGTTCCCCTCCACATCACTACAGAACCCTGCAATAATCTGATCCAACTGCTCTGCCGTGATGTGCGCCCCGGTCTGCAAATACACCGTGAGCTTGGTGATGTCGCGCGGTGTCGCGCCTGCAGCGGCCAAGGTGGTTTTGAGATTCTGGAATGCGTGATGTGCGTGGTCTTGCGATAGAATCGCCTGtctggctgcggcggtgctgttgctggtttGGGGTGCGGTGCGGATGAAGGCGATTGTGGGGTCGTTTGGGGGGAAGGGCGTTATTGACAGCTGTGAGTGGGCGGCATGTGCTCTGGTGTTTGGAGGATTGGAAGTTGTGACGAGGGGGGTTTGGAAGGGGTCGGTTTTTGACTGGGCCATGTTGATATGTTGATATATGGATATGATATAAGAAGATAATGGGGAGTTTGTCTTTTGGAGATCCGCTGAGGACACGTGTGCGGGGCATGATTATCATTGACTAATCTGTTTACAATAAATTCGTTAtttatgttttttttttctgcaATGGTGTTAGAGTTGGCGAGTACATGTTGATACTGCTGCTATTTCCAGAGCTCTGTA
This sequence is a window from Aspergillus puulaauensis MK2 DNA, chromosome 6, nearly complete sequence. Protein-coding genes within it:
- a CDS encoding Zn(II)2Cys6 transcription factor (COG:K;~EggNog:ENOG410PQ7B;~InterPro:IPR036864,IPR007219,IPR001138;~PFAM:PF00172,PF04082;~TransMembrane:3 (o446-470i482-501o513-537i);~go_function: GO:0000981 - DNA-binding transcription factor activity, RNA polymerase II-specific [Evidence IEA];~go_function: GO:0003677 - DNA binding [Evidence IEA];~go_function: GO:0008270 - zinc ion binding [Evidence IEA];~go_process: GO:0006351 - transcription, DNA-templated [Evidence IEA];~go_process: GO:0006355 - regulation of transcription, DNA-templated [Evidence IEA]), whose product is MAESRQRPRNTGHAAAARPQKRSIACYRCHSQKSKCSGEKPCSRCRKAGYASQCRYADRDRKIRVGEKYLEQLLEDSRQLHELRSGGSQHHSPAETADTTDIRQHESSPPTAQTYAGEASWFQSDDASGLPIYTSGASCTVFASQLCQCLRTTDSPALRTPRWNYTDESTLNLALHADINWPSAAYAQLLVKTALGHINPAFHLALKKDTVDVLSSIYQKESFDDSILKPKYFALFAIGQVYSMSNGTGNTSSIPGTSYFARSLHLLQVIPERPSMLHIESLLLLAYFCQFLNRFHSAYILIGSALRLALSAGLNHNVPRNQNISAKDREHRVRIWWSIYILDRFWGSKSGFPVQIHDDDIHVDLPSTLPWEVSDGQFSDGAYQTATIELARMTGNTTKEIYGQRKDNGCFLQREQRLLTQLKSWVESLPEHLKLKPETANPKHTVLMHLQFSFIVILAIRPVLLNLLSCHLKKRPSFSDDVTPVLITLSEACIHVARYSLKLCQDEWTSGSIAIFGYAFPAFIFSSALALTVSSLLPIGSTGDLASADTGMEMLRVLSESNNLAAKDLHEKLQFVRHYLHHHCHSIENAQNQNLNSPVILRDDCNVSNHNPSTDTFSISLAQSSIFPSPEMSADMALQSSLMEEFLTQPIGTTGSTDLRELPLDFDAGFLWSDDAFITG
- a CDS encoding RidA family protein (InterPro:IPR006175,IPR035959;~PFAM:PF01042) codes for the protein MAQSKTDPFQTPLVTTSNPPNTRAHAAHSQLSITPFPPNDPTIAFIRTAPQTSNSTAAARQAILSQDHAHHAFQNLKTTLAAAGATPRDITKLTVYLQTGAHITAEQLDQIIAGFCSDVEGNRHKPPVTVLYVEKVMAEGFAKVAVEAEAIVSLKPPSYESLA